The Solibacillus sp. FSL R7-0668 genome includes the window TTCTTCAAAAAATTGTTTATAAATAGCGGATACTTCGATTTTCTCTGGCCGTATCCAGCAGTCTCGCATATCATGAAGAATATCATAGTCGAGCAAGTTGAATAGACGCATTTGTGCCGTATTACATAGTTGACCTCGCTTGTTTTGATACGTCATATCTTGTTCCCATTTTGCATAGCTCTCTAATAATTCAACCGCATCCATCACACGATAATTCATACCAATCGCTTCAGTAGCCATCTCTATTTGGATCGATGGATAGTTTGAGTCATGCAATAATTCATCAATGATTGATTGAAATACAAGAGGCTCTTGGGCTAGTTCTTTAAAAACCTCGCGTGTAAGCTTTGAATAGCTTTCTCCTGACTCCTCAAAACGGTGCAGTTCATTCAGTTTTTCAACCTCATTCATTAACTGAATAATCGTTGTTATGTATTTGCTTCTCTTCATTTCACAAAATCCCTTCTGCCAAAGCTGAATATGCTTGGTAAATGATGTTAGATATGCTTATAGCTATAGTTTATCATGCCAAAATATGCTCCAGTGTAGGAAAAATGAAAATCCATTACAGCAAAGCAGAAGCGTCATAAAAATTATCCGCAATTAAAAAAACTGCAAGCCCTTTGAAAGTCTAGGTTGGAATAACATCCCATCATATACTATTTTGAGATTTATTTTATAATGGAGGTGAGTATTTTGACATATTATTCGCGACAAAATAGAATGCCTATGCCTGGGCAGCAATTTGGTCCTCCCCCATTGGCTAGACAACCATTTGGCTATCCAATGCAAAGTCCTTATCAGCCACCGAGGAGTGCTAATTATCCAATGTATCCGCAAAATCCTTTTCGTTATGGGCAGGGACAGCAGCCTTTTGCGCCCTATCAGCAATTGCCTATGCAACGTCCTGCCGAAAGACCCGATCATTTAAATACGATTATCGGTCATATGGGAACTATTAATAATGGGCTGAATATGATTAAGCAAGTTAGTTCGATTATGAGTCTATTTAGAGGTTAGTTTTTCACAATAAGTGAATTGTCTAGAATATGTTAGCAATTACACCTCGGCATATGAAATGAATGGATTTCATATGCCTTTTCTCAATTTGACCATGAATGGTTTTTAGTAGCATGTATTTCATAAGTTATGGTAGCTTTATGCTAAGGTAGGTGACAAAAATGAAAAAATGGCTATTCGTACTGACAACCGCCCTATTACTCGCGGCATGTAGTGAAAAAGAAACACAGGGCCCCACAATTGAAATCGTAGAAAAAGTCAATGAGGACGTGCAAGCATTAGTCGATATTACAGAAGATGATAAATTTGCGTCATTTATTTACAGTGCAACTGGCACGAGTTACTTATTACTCAATGCAACAGGCACAGTATCCGTTGACTTAGAGCCAGCAGATACGATTTTAAATGTACAAATTACGCAAAAGGACGATCAAACTCCAGATGAAATAGATGATCTTGTCTATGCGCTCGAATTAGATCGTGAATATGAAACGATTCATATCTTTGAAAATGGCAAGGAAATTGAATTTGAAGTTTGGTATGAGTAAGGGCACATTGGATTAACCGCGCATACAAAACATACTAACATTAGTAGTACAAACCAAGGCCATGGTTTGTGCTACTATTTTTTATAGTAGAAGTGAAGGAAAGCCGAACAGCCCCTGGGATCATATCAGAATCCGTATTAAAAACCGGCTAACTTCACACCCTTATGTGAATCAGTTTAGTATGTTGGGTCCAAGAGATCGTGTATAAGAAAATGGAATCGATAAGGCAATGTGAAGACTTCTATGATTGGCTAAAAAGGAGAAATCTTAATGAAACATGTTGTGGCGTTAGATGTAAGTAAAGGAAAAAGTACCGTTGCGATTTATGATCAATATCGACAATGCGAGTTTGAAGGTGAACTCAATCATTCACGTATTGACTTTGAAAAATTGCATGAACAAATGAAGGAAATTAAAGTGCGAGATGGACAAGCTCCTGAAATTGTTTTCGAAGCAACAGGTGTTTACTCAAAACCAGTGGAAACATTTTTAATTGATTATGGCTATACATATTGTCGGATGAATCCACTTGAAGCGAACCTACAAATGGCTTCAATGCGCCGAAATAAAACAGATATTAGTGACGCGCATGAGCTAGCGAAAACCCATTTTAAAATGGAACGTGAGCCAACTTATGTACAAGATGATTATTATGAACAGATGCGTGGACTTACACGTTATTATGACGAGATGGATGAGGAAATCACATTATTAAAAAGCAGAATGCATGCGCTTTTACACCTTAGTTTTCCAGAGCTTGAACAATTGATCACACCACGTTCAGCGCTCTTTTTAAACATTGTTCAGTTGTATCCTCATCCAACTTTTTTATTAGCACATTCAAAAATGGTGATTAAAAATCGGTTAAAGGCCAATACACGAAAAAATTTGTCATTAGCACGTGCTGAGGAAAAAGCTGTGCTATTACTAGAGGCAGCTAGGAATAGTTATCCAGCGATTAAAGAGACCGATATTCGCTGCGATCAAATTCGTGATTACGCATCTCGTATATCCGATTTAGTGGAGAAAAAAGAATTACTTGTGAAACAAATGACGAAGATGTCGCAGGAACGTAATGAATATCAAGTGCTTCATTCAATTCCTGGTATTGGGGATACAACGGCCTGCCGAATCATTGGTGAACTAGGTGATATAAAACGCTTCAAAAACGCGAAACAATTGAATGCATATGTAGGGATTGATATTATGCGCTATCAGTCTGGTAACACACAGTATCGTGACCGCATTAATAAGCGGGGCAATAAAAAGTTGCGAAAAATCCTTTTCTTTATGATTCAGACAATGATTACATTACGAAAAAAGACAAGGAATCACCTTGTAGATTATTACGATAAATTAAAAACGCAACCTCAGAGGAAGCCTCACAAGGTCGCGATTATTGCTTGTATCAATAAGTTTCTGAAAATGGCTTTTCAGTTACTGACACAAAACATTCTGTACGATTATGAGTCCGCACTACCAGCTCAGAAATCGTAACTACAGTAAATTAACTATAGCATACAGACCTTTCGAAAAAAAGAACATTCGCTAGGTCTCTTTGGTATGCGCAATTTTTTTGTGAGGGTGGGGGTACCCCCACCCTCACAAAAAAATCTATCCAACATACAAATTATTTTCATAAAAACTATTGACTGGAGGTAAGAAACGGTGCAGTTCATTCAGTTTTTCAACCTCATTCATTAACTGAATAATCGTTGTTATGTATTTGCTTCTCTTCATTTCACAAAATCCCTTCTGCCAAAGCTGAATATGCTTGGTAAATGATGTTAGATATGCTTATAGCTATAGTTTATCATGCCAAAATATGCTCCAGTGTAGGAAAAATGAAAATCCATTACAGCAAAGCAGAAGCGTCATAAAAATTATCCGCAATTAAAAAAACTGCAAGCCCTTTGAAAGTCTAGGTTGGAATAACATCCCATCATATACTATTTTGAGATTTATTTTATAATGGAGGTGAGTATTTTGACATATTATTCGCGACAAAATAGAATGCCTATGCCTGGGCAGCAATTTGGTCCTCCCCCATTGGCTAGACAACCATTTGGCTATCCAATGCAAAGTCCTTATCAGCCACCGAGGAGTGCTAATTATCCAATGTATCCGCAAAATCCTTTTCGTTATGGGCAGGGACAGCAGCCTTTTGCGCCCTATCAGCAATTGCCTATGCAACGTCCTGCCGAAAGACCCGATCATTTAAATACGATTATCGGTCATATGGGAACTATTAATAATGGGCTGAATATGATTAAGCAAGTTAGTTCGATTATGAGTCTATTTAGAGGTTAGTTTTTCACAATAAGTGAATTGTCTAGAATATGTTAGCAATTACACCTCGGCATATGAAATGAATGGATTTCATATGCCTTTTCTCAATTTGACCATGAATGGTTTTTAGTAGCATGTATTTCATAAGTTATGGTAGCTTTATGCTAAGGTAGGTGACAAAAATGAAAAAATGGCTATTCGTACTGACAACCGCCCTATTACTCGCGGCATGTAGTGAAAAAGAAACACAGGGCCCCACAATTGAAATCGTAGAAAAAGTCAATGAGGACGTGCAAGCATTAGTCGATATTACAGAAGATGATAAATTTGCGTCATTTATTTACAGTGCAACTGGCACGAGTTACTTATTACTCAATGCAACAGGCACAGTATCCGTTGACTTAGAGCCAGCAGATACGATTTTAAATGTACAAATTACGCAAAAGGACGATCAAACTCCAGATGAAATAGATGATCTTGTCTATGCGCTCGAATTAGATCGTGAATATGAAACGATTCATATCTTTGAAAATGGCAAGGAAATTGAATTTGAAGTTTGGTATGAGTAAGGGCACATTGGATTAACCGCGCATACATAACGGGGCTGTCTAATAAGTCCCTAAAATAAACAGGTGTAGAAAAACGAGTCGTTTTTCTACACCTGTTTTTGTGTTTTTATCCAGATCTCTTGAAAGTAGCTGGCGGATGCCCGCTACTTTCAAGAGATTGTGAGCCAATGCCACTATCCCAAATTCTGTGGAAACCTTATCGATGCCCCGCAGTAAAAATCTGCGGAACGACCGATTGCCCTTGATGTGACCAAAAACACTTTCTACGTCGATTTTACGTTGCGCGTAGATTCGTGATTTCTCTTCACATTCAAGGGCTACTTTTGCCTTTGCTTTCATTTCTTCAAAAATCGGATTCCATTGTACTTGGCGATTGCCTTTGGCTTTTGTACAGAGCGCCTTCAATGGACATTCAGAACAGTCTTCACATTCATAAACTTTTAGACTTTGTTCAAAACCTGAGGCATTTTTTTTATTTAGATATTTTTTAAACGTAACTTTTTGCCCATTTGGACAAATAAAATGATCTTCTTGTTCGTTGTAAGCCCAATTTTTCGCATGCTTGATATTCTTTTTATAGCTACGTGATTTTTCTTTTAAATACATGCCATATGGGATTAAAAAATCGAATCGAGGTTCTATTTCGTCACCTATCGCATAAAGATAATTTTCTTCACTTCCATAACCAGCATCCGCTATGACTGTTTTCGGCATCGGCAAACTAGACGCTGCTAATTTCTCTAAGTGTGGAATAAAACAGCGCGTATCAGTTGGACGTTGATGCATGGAGTAAAATAAAATAAATTGATTTTCTGTAGCCATTTGAACATTGTAAGCTGCTTTTAGTTGCCCATTTTTCATGTGATCATCTTTCATCCGCATAAAAGTTGCGTCATGATCTGTTTTCGAAAAGCTATTACGGTCACCAAAGATTTCATGTTGTTTTTTGTATTTGTCCAAGCGAGGGAGGAAATCTTCGCGAATTAATTTGAGTGGTTTCTTTAGTACACTACGCTGTGAACGGATTTCTTTACGTACAGTGACATTTTCTTCAGCTTCAATTGCGTCTGTTAAGGCATTTACTTGTGCTTCTAATTCCTGCGCTATCGTTTCTAATTGTGCTGGTGTCGCGTCTTCTTTCAAATTATCGACAGTAGATTGTATGCATTCAGATTCTGTTATTTCTTGAATATGTAGAATGGTTTCTCGAATCTTTTCTTTTAGTTTCTCTTCAAAATTTTTAGTCGATTTCTTCCATACAAAAGAATACTTATTGGCATCAGATTCAATTTTTGTGCCATCCAAAAAGTAATTTTCCATTGTAATATAGTTTTGTTCGATAAGAAGGTGAATCATTTGTTCAAATAGCGAATCCATCATATTTTTTAATTGATGTGAACGAAAACGATTAATTGTACGATGGTCTGGTTTCTGTCCTGCCGCCAACCACATTGCAGGTAAATTCTCATGAAGCAATTTTTCAATCCCACGAGAAGAGTACACCTTTTGTGAATACCCGTAGAGAATCACTTTCGTCATCATTTTTGGATGAAAAGAGCTACGACCGC containing:
- a CDS encoding IS110 family transposase, coding for MKHVVALDVSKGKSTVAIYDQYRQCEFEGELNHSRIDFEKLHEQMKEIKVRDGQAPEIVFEATGVYSKPVETFLIDYGYTYCRMNPLEANLQMASMRRNKTDISDAHELAKTHFKMEREPTYVQDDYYEQMRGLTRYYDEMDEEITLLKSRMHALLHLSFPELEQLITPRSALFLNIVQLYPHPTFLLAHSKMVIKNRLKANTRKNLSLARAEEKAVLLLEAARNSYPAIKETDIRCDQIRDYASRISDLVEKKELLVKQMTKMSQERNEYQVLHSIPGIGDTTACRIIGELGDIKRFKNAKQLNAYVGIDIMRYQSGNTQYRDRINKRGNKKLRKILFFMIQTMITLRKKTRNHLVDYYDKLKTQPQRKPHKVAIIACINKFLKMAFQLLTQNILYDYESALPAQKS
- a CDS encoding membrane lipoprotein lipid attachment site-containing protein — its product is MKKWLFVLTTALLLAACSEKETQGPTIEIVEKVNEDVQALVDITEDDKFASFIYSATGTSYLLLNATGTVSVDLEPADTILNVQITQKDDQTPDEIDDLVYALELDREYETIHIFENGKEIEFEVWYE
- a CDS encoding IS1182 family transposase, yielding MSNPKTTNQNYNTEQTSLPLQLSEETTVPKTGHSIPTFIPYNNKQGISLFDIQDTISTKHISRVIDEMIELIDDQVFFSHYKGGGRSSFHPKMMTKVILYGYSQKVYSSRGIEKLLHENLPAMWLAAGQKPDHRTINRFRSHQLKNMMDSLFEQMIHLLIEQNYITMENYFLDGTKIESDANKYSFVWKKSTKNFEEKLKEKIRETILHIQEITESECIQSTVDNLKEDATPAQLETIAQELEAQVNALTDAIEAEENVTVRKEIRSQRSVLKKPLKLIREDFLPRLDKYKKQHEIFGDRNSFSKTDHDATFMRMKDDHMKNGQLKAAYNVQMATENQFILFYSMHQRPTDTRCFIPHLEKLAASSLPMPKTVIADAGYGSEENYLYAIGDEIEPRFDFLIPYGMYLKEKSRSYKKNIKHAKNWAYNEQEDHFICPNGQKVTFKKYLNKKNASGFEQSLKVYECEDCSECPLKALCTKAKGNRQVQWNPIFEEMKAKAKVALECEEKSRIYAQRKIDVESVFGHIKGNRSFRRFLLRGIDKVSTEFGIVALAHNLLKVAGIRQLLSRDLDKNTKTGVEKRLVFLHLFILGTY